ttacatatattgttattgtatttataatatcataTGAAGCAGGATTACAACACAGCAGCATTTATTTTGCACTTATTGTAATTGATGTCTATATTTCTAAAGGAAACACCAGCATATTAGGTAGGTGTAAAACTtgtatctttatatttttacataatatctaGCAATTTTTGTGAAtctttataaacaataaatactaGTAGTGTCActgacgtttttattttaactgcaTGTCAAATTACAGTAAAATACTTAAGTAGTtagattgatttaaaaatatcacaTCAAATCTTCTCAGCATCCTCTAAAGTGTCTGGCAGAGGAGcatcttttgtttcaggtaatggTAAGACCATAAATATTTGAGCGAACGAAATGACAGCTAATATCATAAGCGGAAAATCCGAAATTACACTATCCAAACTTACGATGGCTGGGGCTACCATCGAAGCAATGCGAGCAAATGTGGTCACCCCGCTGACTCCAACATTTCTTCCTAACGTCGGGAATAATTCTCCCGAAAATAAATATAGAGCAGGTATAGTaccctaaaaaaaataaatggtcAATTTGCAACTTAAACTTACTGGGGTTAGCAAAACTGCTGCACCGTTTTTGATGAAAATGTGAGGATAAATCTAGACtgataaaataatttccatTCAGGTGCAAGGAAACGACTCCTCTAGCACATTCTCCTACGTATGTGTATCCGACAAGTGTTTGTCGCTGTTTTACTACCTTCTGATACTTGGTTAAACAATGTCCAATCTGGGTGGTCAAGAAACAAACTGACTCCAAACCGAATGTTTTGGCTTTGTTTGGAATATTTAGTTCATGGTTTTGTGAACTTTGCACAAAATAGATCAgacggtttatttatttacttcgcAGAGCACGTACTGGTCCGTTAGTACTATATGTACATCTATAGAAATTACTAGGAAGAAAAGTGATATATTACCAGCCCTATAGATAAATAAGTTGTTCTATCCACTTAGTAGAATATTTATCCGATAGTCGTTAGGAAAACAAAAACAGATCTACAGATTCTACAATTCAATTTTGCACTTCGCTGACTTACCGCCATTCCTGCAAAACCTATTCCAGCAAACAAAAGCCGAGGCCAGTCATTTACATACGAGCCCCTAGGTATCAACAATATCAATACAAAGCAGGAGGCTGTAACCGACTGGTATATTCCAACCGTTGTCTTCCTTCCGACTTTGGATATTATAAAAATGCATGTGAGTCCTCCTAATGTTGAAATAATCCCAGTTGTCGCTACCGccataaaaatgtttcctcctAGGGAACCtaaatattgtgaaaaagtATAGAAAGCCAATCCAGTGCAGAACCTGTAAGAGTGAGATATTAATATGATAAGTATACCATCTTTACCTTACAGTTTCAGACAAACGTGGCCTATCCGTTAATAGTCGCAGTTTGGGAAATGCGAAATGTGTCGGAAAGGTCCCTTTAACTAGCTGTCAACTATGTATGGGTTTTAAGTTCAAAGTAATTATGCCCGATGGGCGAAGACCCGATCACGAAAATAAAATGCCCTGTTACTAACATCGGTTAGTTTAGTAGACATTCCGCCCGGTCGATTATGTAGTGTAGGTAGGGCTACTACGAGTGgtcttttcatttgttttcatttgCTAATGGCCTTGACGGTAATTGAGCTAcctaataataatggcgtctcTAAGATTGCCAGGTGcgctgacacaggtgcactctctgtCCCTTCACTCTGTCAGCCCGATGGAGTGGTAATCCGTCACGACCGAAGAGAGCCAAGCGATTTCGactcgacccgggaatcgaactcgagacCCCGCGGTATGCGACTATTAGAGACACACGAGCTACCTACCAATTCATTGATAACAAATACGTTTTTTGTCTCATATTTTTTGATCTCAGAAAAGACATGAATCCTGGATcttgttgtttttgttcttgGTGCTCATTGACCaattttctaatatattttgtacTGACATATTTTCCATTGTACCTTGTAACATCCTTCAAAATTGCTGGAAAATACACAAAATTCTTATCTACATTTTTCCGTTTGcgattaagtaggtacctacttgtaatTAATCACTTAAAGAATTTACCAATGGCTTCTTCGGTTCGACCCGTTGCCAACAGCCATCTTGGCGATTCTGGTACCCAAAaccaatataatatgtataatgaaGAAAGAGTCGCTAAAGCAAATTCTAGCTTTCTCCAATCTCGTAGCCAATACGCCAGGCCTGCCATTACTGCATTACCAAAACCAAAGGGCAATTGATAAATAACTGGGATTAAAGTACGCCACTTTCCACTCACCACCTGATGTGAAATCaacgagaaataaaaaaatcttcaattcATCTTATTACAACCTCGTGGGTAAGAAGATAAGTACCAACTTACAACCTGGCCAGCTTGTTAGTGACACTTCCAAGGTCCATGCGGGTGGTGCGACGTTGATTGATGCTGACATGACTGTCCCGCCCGCACCTGCAATCACTCCCGCTACCTATGTCACGCTCTCCGCTTGGATCATGGGGATGACACTAACGAGCTGGCTAGACTATAGTAAATTTAAgttaaactgtaaaatttacCTCCATACTTATAACAAATGATATGATTCCTATGCCACCAGATGCTAATGCTAGAATAAACCAATTAACTAGGAATACTGGGTACCACGGCAGTACGCTAGCAATAAAACTGGTGGTTCCCTGAAGAATAATTGCTATCATAAGAGGAGGTTGCCGTCCATATTTATCCGCCCATATTCCAAAAATTATCCCTCCTATTACTATGCCCCACATCATAACGCACTGGCAcagctgaaacaaaattatataacacAAATAGGCACATAAGTAACATTTAAATCcacttaatataattttaacgcTATTGTGTGACTAAAAAGGTGttgagacaaaaaaaaattactatcaatgaatTAAATCTAAATAGGTATTTCGAAGTGCAAAAAAGGATTAACCGATTTCGATGCACATAATAGACGCATATACAGAGGCGAATCCAGACAACTTACACTGATCTTTATCCTGATTAGGTTACTTATCTACGCCTGAGCGTTGGATCTTTACAACAGTCGTTTACACAGGTTGCGAGTGAAATTGCTGAAAAGTCACTTTATAGTAAACAAAAAAGTCTTACATGAGTTAGCCAATGTCTGGAGCATACCAAATCCCAATCTGATGTGATTGTACGTGTAAATACGCTTTTGTCGTACACAAATTGTTTACATGGTACGAGAGGAATCAAAGTCTTGTCCATGTTCGTATCAATTGATAGCAAATCTGGATCAAAGATCAAGCAAGGGTATGGCTCTACATGCTGAAACATTGTTAAGATACAGCtataacaatattgtttatttaagtaggtacttaattaactCCAAGTCCTCGGGTAGTCATTGGTAGATATcagattacaaaataatatcgcCGTGTATCAAAAACTTGTGTTACCTTGACTTGTCTAcgaaaactattaaaattagTTATAGCACAGATTACTAGAACAGTTACTGGTTATAgttctattaaaataaaccaGGAAGCTTACGGGCATGCAAATTTTTCTCCATTCTTCATCAGAATATCTTGAAAAAGGGGCAGGTTTAGCACACCAAAAATCTTGTGGAGGAGCCATAAAGATTATATTCAACTGATACCAAGCAATAGGCAGTTTCAAGACTGCCATCAATATACTGATTTTTAGTTGCCACTTTCCAAAATCTCCAATTACTTTTGTGGTTATATCCTCTGCTTTGGGCGGCGAATCAGTTACCATAACCACATGTCCTGCAAAAGTTTGatgatatgtacctacctacattatgtacCTATCCATATCTATTTATCAGTTAGCCGCACGGATTGAtcgtaaggttaagcaacgctggGAACGGTCGTGTCGGTtcgtgtacctacctatgtcatgacgagttatattatagttatatagttatattataGGAGGAGGAATTTTACCTTGATAGGtcctaaattaaattatttgccaATACCGACCAGACAGAATCCACCACTGATTATACTTTTATATACTTACGACGATTTATTCCCTTCCAAGTAGTACCTACTTGCATACATTTATCACTGCCGTATGAAGTTACCATCTCGGTACCTAAGTGCTTGTGCCTCTTGCTTTCCGTTCTCTGCACGCCCTTACAGAGGGCACATAAATGAAATTAGTTCCGAAATCAGTCAAAATCTGAATAAAGTAGCTAATCTTTTGTACACTTAGGTGTATTTCGACCCCTCGAGACTCGAGGAGGCGAAGCGATGAGGAGACGCCTCTGCTGTGCCAACTATGTGTCAACCATAGATGTAGGTAGatgtcaataattatttttaagcacGAGAAACAAATGAGATTTACATACAAACCTACCTTTAAGATGCCTTTAAGCTACGTGATAATCATGGTTTGGGTATAATCTACATACTTAGGTCAATGGTGGACTGCCATacgtatattattatatgtatgcaCGGTATATGTGGACTCTGGGCACAATTATAACTAAGCATAACGACTTCTTACTGTCCGGACGCCGGATGAAGTCATGATCGTTAAAACTGctatatttttgacattattaacttaggagaatcgggccccgggTGAAATCGCAGTAAACCAAGAACCCTCGCGTGAAAAATAGGCTGAAATAAGTAAACCGAATGCATTTCCATGTGGCTGTTCATTAatcgcatatttattttattgtatttattaggtacagaTACAgataacaggggcccgattctcctaagttaataatgtcaaaatcgaatagaaatcgaatcgcaatatgatcgcaatagcagttttaaccatatcggacattctgctactaataaaagaccaatcgtattcgattgacatttgattggtgtgcgattggtctgctattttggtaattttggtctatacggtagtttgctgtacaatcattttgcaatcgtaaatcatttgcagacaaaatgattcattatttaatgacagaaaaggataaaaacgtttatttcaaaggaaaacacattcgcttcaatcgtaatcgagtcgagatcggatctcagtcgaatcgagtcgaacgtcaatcgaatgttgcttaagtaaaattaggagaatcgggccccaggttacACAAGAAACCACTAGTACTTTTACTTCTTCTACTTACCTAGTGAATCTAATTAAAGTCGTTTTCAAAAAAGACCCTAATGATAATTATGTTTATCTTTTCGTTCGAGTAAGTATTGTATATAGACGTCCTAAAATGATTCAGTTACCTACTACCTAGCTCAGTACTATGAAATAGTCTTCAGAAAGTTGagatctaaaaaatagtatgta
The nucleotide sequence above comes from Helicoverpa zea isolate HzStark_Cry1AcR chromosome 10, ilHelZeax1.1, whole genome shotgun sequence. Encoded proteins:
- the LOC124633675 gene encoding organic cation transporter protein-like, which translates into the protein MVTDSPPKAEDITTKVIGDFGKWQLKISILMAVLKLPIAWYQLNIIFMAPPQDFWCAKPAPFSRYSDEEWRKICMPHVEPYPCLIFDPDLLSIDTNMDKTLIPLVPCKQFVYDKSVFTRTITSDWDLVCSRHWLTHLCQCVMMWGIVIGGIIFGIWADKYGRQPPLMIAIILQGTTSFIASVLPWYPVFLVNWFILALASGGIGIISFVISMEVVSGKWRTLIPVIYQLPFGFGNAVMAGLAYWLRDWRKLEFALATLSSLYILYWFWVPESPRWLLATGRTEEAIAILKDVTRYNGKYVSTKYIRKLVNEHQEQKQQDPGFMSFLRSKNMRQKTYLLSMNWFCTGLAFYTFSQYLGSLGGNIFMAVATTGIISTLGGLTCIFIISKVGRKTTVGIYQSVTASCFVLILLIPRGSYVNDWPRLLFAGIGFAGMAGTIPALYLFSGELFPTLGRNVGVSGVTTFARIASMVAPAIVSLDSVISDFPLMILAVISFAQIFMVLPLPETKDAPLPDTLEDAEKI